The region TGTGTGCAAACAGGAATATACAgtatagagagaaagagagggattcatttatttaaaataaataaataaaaaaataaaaacgcCCCAGAAAAAAGGGCACTGTGAGGTGACTGTAAGTCTGTAAACAAGGGCTGCCAGTGAAGAGATGAGTACAGATGTAGTTATAAaggcagttttattagaactggaacacttttctgttttaagaaaagtaaagaaaagttcCTCTTGGATAGCAAAGTTGCTCTTCTTCCATCTGGCTTTGGCAAAAGTTGGACTTACCACCGGCTCACTGATAGAGCAGCAACAATGTCTGCCTTTCAAGCTTTTGTTTACTCCCAGTCTTCCCTCTCTCAGTAGCCCATACAATTTTTGGAAATgtataaaggacaaaaaaattgtaatatcACATTCACATAAATAatcagaacctttgaaaaagtACTTGACATTTAGATCAGGTTCTTTCCATTCCTCTTGAGCTTTGCTGAGatattaaatagaaaaatgttgCCCTGTaggcattgtcagctgtgaggtcttctatagagagatgtgtgcctttctaaaccatgtccaatcaattcagTTTACCACAGACAGACTCCATCAAAGTGtacaaacatctcagcaacgatcCAGAGTAATGGGAGGAAACAGAGCTAATTTTTAAGCGTTGTTGCAAAAGAACTGAATACTTGTGTCAGTGtgataattcagttttttattttaaatacattcaCAAAAATGATGGGATACTGAGTGTGcattaatgaatgaattaatATGATTATAGCATGagactgcaacataacaaaactgaaaaacgGTGCAGGTGTCTGATTATTCTCTGAATGCACTGGTAAACAGTCTCTTTGGTGTTTCATGTTAATTTCTTGTTCATCTGacataatttttaaaaggaaattaaaggctatacagcagtgtttttttgtggactaaaaccatgactaaaaatgttcactgacttcttctttttttttttttttttttttcatgagatAGACCGGACTGAGACAAGctaaaaaacagatctttggtgataaaaactgatgaaaggTAAGTTGAGTTATCTTCAAGGacactaaaatgagactaaaactgCAGGGCTGGACagctggacattcaaaatcgATATTCCTCTACTGTGTGTAGAGGTCAAGAGTTTCCTTAGAATATTGCATATCAACTAAAGTACTGATAATGAACTAACAAGAgtcttttacattttcattaataaaaaatggttatcaaTATTAGCTCAAGAAAGTAAATGTCTTGATGAAAAGTAAAGACTACAGAACACAAGGACttgtctaaaatgtttttgagttgttGTTGACTGAAACcataaaggctaaaaataataaaatgtgacCATTACTAAAAttgagattaaattcaaagtTGCCGCCAACATTAACACTAGCATATTGTAAGGTTGGAGGAATCAGGTAATTTGAGTTTGTGAAACAACTCCCATTTAACAAACCAATAAACTGGTGAAATGTCATCAtccaaaaaaatgtcagtttgtAGGCTGTAAATAAAACCTTACGTCACTGTGACCAGGCTCCCATCCACCCACGTCCAAGTGCCCTCTGTAAGACTGTCAGTCAGACCGATCCAGGCATGCACGCCAGTTTGCAGCAGCGTGTTGACGAACATCTGAACACGGAAATGACAGGAATTATCCACactaaaaaatgcagttttttctctcttttttcagaTGTTATCATTTCTTTATGTCATTTTGACGTATTATTCTAAGACACTTTagatttgtcatttttcttgttggcacattttcagtgtttggttcaTAACTCTGAAACTTCTGAACATGCTGTTGCTCAGAGTACCAGTGGTGCCCACCTGCATTTCATTATTTGATACCTGTGCAGCCTTGCTACCAGACTtggatgggcccctgaaaagtccagagaatgggcccctccCCTGTTGTAATTTATCGATGATGTCCATGCATGTGTGCTGATCAGTAGCCATGGTGACAGCtttctctgcccatttttgccacttttatttgcccctttcttctattttgcacttttttaaccagtttttgcaacatttcagcCACTTGTAATGACTTTCCTGCCCAtctttaccactttaaacccattttgccacttttgaatcctATTTAACAGCTCCACTGCCCATGTGCCACTTTCTGAACACTTCCCACCACTTTTTTGGACCACCCCCCCCCCTTTctccattttaaacacatttttgtcacttttcatttttttttgcctctattaaccaatttttgccactacttgcctatttagtttttcttttttccctctattaaaaattttttgatattttaaatccattttgctgatgtaaaaaatgtgttaaggaTGAGTGCCCTCTAGAGCACTGTTTCCTAAAGTCTGGGTCAGAACCTGATTGCAGGAGATTTTCTTGTTTGAGGTCACTTAATGAGTTTTATAAATTTCTTTGCTACAGTATTTGATTGGAAATCTATGTCTGCAGTACACATTATAACAACATGCTCCACCCCATAACACAGACAACAAAGTTAGTGTGTCACAATGGTTTGTACCTTCTAAAAGATGGGTCACCagaaaaaagctgtgaaaaacacAGCTCTAGAGCGGTGATTCACTAATGGTTTGGTAAGGCGCATTGGTGTGCCTCGGGGCAAGTCTATGTATACCATGGAAATTTGTGCAAACATAcattatttcaacaaaaatacacCTAAAGATACTGTAGCATGTGTTAAAAAGACTGCTTTGCATAGATATGAATTTAGTGTGCCTTGATTTTcaggcttgatcttaggtgtgccctctttgggcaaaaaaatttgagaaccactgctctagattgCCCTCTAGgtgggcaaaatttgacaaaatggtCAGTTTGGTGACCTTTCTGTGGTCAAAATCTATTCATTGCCCTCTTTGATCCTCTTAAAGTGGACAAATCTTGACTAAATGTACTCATTTGTACCTTCATAGTAGATAACCtttgacaaaatgccctctttggtgccctgaAAGTAGAAAAACTTTGAGAAAATGTCTTCTATGGTTCCTTTAAGTGGACAAATTTAATAAAATGCTCTCCTCGCGGCCCTTTCAGTGGATGACATTTATCAAAAAGCCCTATTTGGTGCCCTTAAGGAAGACACACTCGGACAAAAATCCTTCGTTGATGCTGTTTAAGTTggaaaatttaatcaaatgtatttttgtgcCATCTTGAGGGAAAGAATTGAACAAAATGTCCTCTTTGGTGGCATTTCCAGTGGACAAACTGTGACCAAATTTACCAAAAATTGTGTCTATGGTGCCCTGTTAGTGGTTAGAAAGTTGTCACAGTACCTTCTTTGATGCCTTCTTATTAGACAAACCTTGAaaaatgccctctttggtgccctttaAATGGATAGAATTGAACAAAATGCCTGTGGTGCCCTTTAAATTGACCAACTTTGACAAAATGCACTGTGATCTTAGTTCCATGCTAAAGTGTGCTTTTGGTCCACCGTCAGTAGAAAAAACCTGATAGGGTGCATTCAAGTTCACGTCTTATCGTGGAGAAAATGCAATACAGTGGAATAAAGTTCCTCAGTATTAAGTTTGTTTTACTGGCATACTTCCTAGTCTTCGTTAAATAATAGGCTGAATAGTGCACAgtttctgatttgttttattaCAATGGGTTATCAGTATATTAAACATAATAAACCATTCCATCTTAACCAGGGTTTCTTTGTATATCAACATCAGTGTATTGCACTTTTGGTGGCCCACTGcatacagcaggtgcccttGTCATTATTTTGGCCCCTCCCCCACTATCATTCTTAGTCCACCACTGGCATCTGGCATGAAAGTAGCACCCATATGCAGAAAATCTGCAGCCAGTCTGAAGCAGGCTTGACTCCTTTGTTTGTTACCTGTTCCTGGCTGCTGTTTATGATGGTCAGATCAGCTCCCTGGTTGAGGCAGTCTCGTCTACTTGAAGTCCAGTTTTTCTTCACACTCAAAACAGAGTAACAGCCTGTACCAAACTTCATCCAGTCTGTCGGACAAGGTTTGCTttcttaaaaagaagaaaaagagagaaagtattaatgaaatgcttaaaaatgCTCAGACTCTACTGCATATACAACATTACAGAGGATAATCTTACTTCTCTCCTTATCAATGATCTCCACCAACTCCCTGACCTGCTGGACTAACTCCCGGTTTTGTGATGTCAGATTAAAGTACTGAGTCTGTATCTCTCCAAGTTTCTTCAGTGCCTCTTTTCCTGTTGACAGGTTACCGAGTCTGGACTCACAGCCTCTGTCCAGCTGGTCCTGTTCGTAGTTGACCTGAGTTGGGTCTGCTGACATGGGATGGCAGGCCTCTGTAAAATGTCAaggaatataaaaatataaccagAAATGTGTACAGATGATCAGGCTTTTGATATCTCAAGGTCATGTTTATCTCTTGTTGTTTTATCATTTGGAAACAGGAAAGTCAACCTTACGAGTAATGTAGATGATCTGTAAAATGTTGGTAGTCAACAGAAGAGCACAAAGTAGTCCAAGACACAGAGCTACACACCGAGATGGTTGCTTCTTTCCTCCCTGATAAGCAACtaaaatcaaagaaagaaaaagtcaacAATACTTTTCTATATTTTCCTGAATTTGTGTCagcaaatacaaaaacatttttatgatggTTGGTactttgttttaaaactttttaaaagtccaTTAGAAATCTTATTCTGTTGTGAGATATTCTTAAAATGTcttgaatttgacttttaaaatttaaggtgacactataaggacaaaagtgtttggccaccttaccattacaccaacagggcaTGTCATGACATTCAGTTACATGTACTGTAATATGGAGTTGACCCCCCTTTTTACAGCTTcacttcagaatgacccattttgtatcacaaatgtttgaaaatggagactgcatggctagatgattaattttatacacctgtggcaacgggtctgagTGTCACAtctgaattcagtaattaacaggtgtgaccaCACACTGTTGCCTGATCCTGTAGCTCTCATATGGTTAActaacaaagcatttttgtgttggtgtgtgtggtATTTCTAACTGCTTTGGTGTGCATCTATTGCCATGCAGGTATGCCAGTGAAGCTACAGTCCAGCTCCTCTCTGAACAGACTGACTGCAAATTACAGAAGCTGAAACAATGCAGCACTTATGTGTCTGTTTAGACGGCTACATGATTTAACCTCTGGCCTCTTAGTGTTGGGCAACAAAAGTAGGTTTACCTACTTTGTCATTCATTTAATCAGGTCAGACCTACAATGCTAATTCATCACCTTACTCTATAGAAATCAAAGCTTAGAGGGATACATTACTGTTGGAGTAATCATCAAATTCCATTGTATCCATTTTCATATTGGTCTCACTGGTTTCCTGTTTTagaggagaaaatgagaaaTTTAAAAACCACAATGACAGTTATTATGGTTAagaaacttcttttttttctgcttataaAGCATCTTCTATGAAGAGTTTGTACCACAATCAGTTATTTGAACAGAGATACTACTCTGAAGTGTGcacaaaatcacattttatttgagGTGGTTTAAGTATTTACTTCAAAttaagatcatttcatatttaaaggGAGTAATCATCACCGCCTGCACAAACACAGTGGTaggaaagaaataaagaagGGTAATCCTTATACTCAATTATAGAATTTGAATATGCAGAGAGAACTTAATGTGCACTTACCTTTGGATCTGGAGAAGCTAAAGCAAGTCAGGACTAGAACAACTGtattagctaatgtagctggcTCAAGTTCAGACAATATGAGAGTATTTCAGGAAATGATGTGGTAACAGGATGCTCCTTTTGCCCAAATCATCAGATTTCGGTTTTAAACTTGCCTCtgataggttaaaaaaaaggaagttatgaaccaaagagccaagtttCATTGAGGGTTCACACTGCAATTTCATCTGGTCTCTGTTCCCTTTTCCAGTTTTTTCTAGATGTACCTTTCTTGTTTCATATAGTGCTGAGAATAAGTATTTGCCCTCTTCctgattctttttttgttttgttgaactTTCAGATCATCATACAAATTTTAATATAAGACAGATATAACCCATGTAAATACAAaaggcagtttttaaatgatgagtCCATTCATGATGGGAAGAGggcatccaaacctacctgggaTATGTCAGATATTGctccctaaacctaataactggttgtgccaccctcaGCTGCTACAACTGCAAGCGAGGAATTGTGATAAGTGAAAAggagtctttctcatcactgtggaggaattttggcccacttttctttgcagaatagTTTTATTTCAGCCACTTTGGACGGCTTTagagcatgaacagcctgtttaaggtcatgacACAGCACTCAATCAAATGTACGTCcagactaggccactccaaaaccttattTTTAAAAGCCATTCTAAGGAGgactggtgtgttttggatcattgtctgTATAATCCAAgtgcttgaggtcatgaactgagaGCCACACActttccttcaggattttctgggaGGCAGCACACTTCATGGTTCCATCGATTATAGCAAGTTGTCCagatcctgaagcagcaaagcagtcccagaccatcacactactaACGCCATGTTTGAATGTTGGTAAGATGTAATGGTATGCACACTGATCAGTCTAAATCccaaaggagtccagtcagcCTTGAGACCTTACAAGACTACAAtaagaccaaggactgaaagaccatcttgctcagtgaacccatcgCCCTACGCACGAGTCCAAGTGGCTGAACTTAACCTCGCACTCAGTGGATCAGTGGATTACGCTGCAAGGTAAGTGAACTGGTCTACCACTTCAATGCTGATGAAACGTGATGTCAGCATCTAAGGCATTCCCAAATTCCTGGATCTTTGTTTGTCTCTCACGCTttagcctcctcactcagcaagttagcAGCAcccaaggacatctacagtctctgcaaagATCACAGCATTGTCAGCAAACTAGCTGGGAGAAGTTTCAGTTTGTCTCAGATTCTGCATTTCTggtttctcttccttttttctatGAATAACCTTCAcactgaggcaaaatgaaacACTGATAGAGTTCTAGGGAAAAGTATAAGGTATTAGTAATGCTTCAAATCATGAACATGTATGTTTAAGTCATTTATCACACATTACGACTGTCCAGCCATTATCTACTTTGCTTATCCTGTGTGGTGTTGTGCGTGGATGGAGCCAATCCTTGCTGCCTCCGGTAAAAATCGGGCTACACCTCCCAGACTGGTTGCTAGTCAATCACAACTAGACATCTAGAGAACCAAAGAAAGACACTCACAGCTATGGGCAAGTTACAGTCACACAAggagagcatgcaaactccGTACAGAAATGCCCTGAATGACCAGGAAAATAGCTGGTTTAATGTGATATGCTGTTGTGCATTTGGTTTATTTGTTGATAATGTGATGTAATATAAACCAAGATGATGGTTGTGGATGCTActaagaaaaaaagtgatgtgAGTGAAACCCTGGACTAGGGTCTGTAGACACCAGTGGAGTCATATTTGCACAACATCTGGTAATATTACTCTCTGTTGTCAGTTGGCAAGACTCTTCACAATACAACAGAGATGTTCTGCCTAGAATGTGTGCTTTGTTACATGTTTGCACCCAGAGATCTAAGGTGAAcaaacagtgcctataaaaagtactcaccaccctggatgttttactcttttctttatttctacCCTGGGATTTTGACAGGATACCAATGGCTGGGGGGAACAGACAAACCTACTCAATCCTTCAGCAGACAGGCTACTTACTAGCAATAATGTCATAACTATTCAAGGTGGacttaacaaaaaaaacctgagcCTGAAGTGATAGATCATGCCCCTTTCAATGAcctattttaagaaaaaaat is a window of Cheilinus undulatus linkage group 6, ASM1832078v1, whole genome shotgun sequence DNA encoding:
- the LOC121511266 gene encoding CD209 antigen-like protein E; translation: MKMDTMEFDDYSNIAYQGGKKQPSRCVALCLGLLCALLLTTNILQIIYITQACHPMSADPTQVNYEQDQLDRGCESRLGNLSTGKEALKKLGEIQTQYFNLTSQNRELVQQVRELVEIIDKERKSKPCPTDWMKFGTGCYSVLSVKKNWTSSRRDCLNQGADLTIINSSQEQMFVNTLLQTGVHAWIGLTDSLTEGTWTWVDGSLVTVTYWLEGQPNSHGGNQDCGEIVQSREVGAWNDENCLSEHVGICEK